The following proteins come from a genomic window of Prionailurus viverrinus isolate Anna chromosome D1, UM_Priviv_1.0, whole genome shotgun sequence:
- the LOC125146839 gene encoding keratin-associated protein 5-10-like has product MGCCGCSGGCGSSCGGCGSSCGGCGSSCGGCGSSCCVPVCCCKPVCCCKPVCCCVPACACSSGGSCGGSKGGCGSCGGSKGGCGSCGGSKGGCGSCGGSKGGCGSCGGSKGGCGSCGSCGCCQSSCCKPCCCQSSCCQSSCCKPCCCQSSCCKPCCCQSCCCKPCCCQSCCCKPCCCSSGCGSSCSQSSCCVPVCCQCKV; this is encoded by the coding sequence ATGGGCTGCTGTGGCTGTTCTGgaggctgtggctccagctgtggGGGCTGCGGCTCCAGCTGTGGGGGCTGCGGCTCCAGCTGTGGGGGCTGCGGCTCCAGCTGCTGTGTGCCCGTGTGCTgctgcaagcccgtgtgctgctgcaagcccgtgtgctgctgtgtgccagcctgTGCCTGTTCCAGCGGCGGCtcgtgtgggggctccaagggaggctgtggctcctgtgggggctccaaggggggctgtggctcctgtgggggctccaaggggggctgtggctcctgtgggggctccaaggggggctgtggctcctgtgggggctccaaggggggctgtggctcctgtggctcctgtggctgctgccagtccagctgctgcaagccctgctgctgccagtccagctgctgccagtccagctgctgcaagccctgctgctgccagtccagctgctgcaagccctgctgctgccagtcctgctgctgcaagccctgctgctgccagtcctgctgctgcaagccctgctgctgctCTTCCGGCTGTGGGTCCTCCTGCAGCCAATCCAGCTGCTGTGTCCCCGTTTGCTGCCAGTGCAAGGTCTGA